In a single window of the Ignavibacteria bacterium genome:
- a CDS encoding GxxExxY protein, which translates to MHDQKKILTDNELTELVIGLAIKVHKELGPGLLESVYEACLFYELIKAGLKAERQKPVPVKYYDVVIDVAYRADLFIEDRLIVELKAVRAFSPIDPAQILTHMKLIKCNLGLLINFNVTLLKNGLKRFVL; encoded by the coding sequence ATGCACGACCAGAAAAAAATACTAACAGATAATGAACTTACTGAATTAGTTATAGGACTGGCTATAAAGGTTCATAAAGAACTAGGTCCCGGACTCCTTGAATCAGTTTATGAGGCTTGCTTGTTTTATGAATTGATCAAAGCCGGTTTAAAAGCTGAAAGGCAGAAGCCTGTTCCAGTTAAATATTATGATGTTGTTATCGATGTTGCTTATAGAGCAGATCTGTTTATTGAAGATAGATTGATTGTTGAGTTAAAAGCAGTTAGAGCATTTTCACCTATTGATCCGGCTCAAATTCTAACTCACATGAAATTGATTAAATGCAATTTGGGTTTGTTAATCAACTTCAATGTAACTCTATTGAAAAACGGACTTAAAAGGTTTGTTCTTTGA